The DNA segment TAAAGATAAAGGATCGCCTCCTGAGCACTGGCATATCTCCTGTGTAAAACGGTACAGGCGGTTTCTATGATTGACATCGCGCGCTGAACGCCATGGAGTTTCTGGCTTTGTATATTGTGAAGGGGTCACCCGGTATGCGTCTGCCAACACACGAAACATTGCGTTATAAATCGTGAGATGTTCCCGTGAGTCGTTTCCGGTAATGGGAAGGCAGGGATAACCCCAACCGGACTCTTCCAGCGCGAAATAGGTTTTACTGAATACGCTTTCCCCCACTAACCGTTTCAGATCGCGTGAAATCTCCTGTCGTGCCACAAGCAGGTTGTCTTCATAGGATGGAAGTGCCTTCCAGCACCACTCCCCCTGCGCGTTCTTTTCAAAGAGTTGTTGCCATGCAAAGGTCAGAGTACCTTCTTCATGTTTTTCTGGATCGGGAACGGGCGCGATGCCAGTACGATCGGAAGGGTGAATACCTGCATCGACCTGCGCCCTTAACAGCGGACCAAGCGGTTGACCTGCATCCGGTGATTCAGGTTCGAGGATCTCACGCAGAGGTATGCTGTCAGCTTCAGGCTTTGATAATAACCTTCTGATTTTCTTTCGTTCATCAGCAAGTTGATCCAATTCATCCTCTTCCTCATCCGACCTTACGCTGAGGTTAACTAGTGTTTTATTCCGGTTCTCTATCTCTGCCTGGCGTATTTTTAGTTGGTTATGGGACGGTTTATCAGCCGCAATGGTCTGTAGCGAATGGACAACAATTTCTCGTCTGACGTCGTCATGGTGACCCGATTCCAGATCGAGCGCCGCCCTTGCGGCATCTTGACGACTGTCTGAAAACGTTACCAGTTGCTCACGATTACCCGATCGCTGTAGTTCCGCCATTAGCGAGCTGGCCAGTAGCTGTGTCGTTTTCGAAAAACCGACGCGAAAGCTACGGATTGGGGAAAGCTTACCTTTGCCGTATTTATAGGACGTACCGCACGCCGGACACTGAAAAGGTAGCGCCGTTCCCGGTGACTGGCTGGATGACTGGTCTCTTTCCGAGGAGGCAAATTCACCGGGTTTGACGTAATAGAACCAGCCCGCGATATGGTTTTCTGGTAGCGGTTTTAATAGCGATACTGGGTGTTGGATAGTGGCGGTAAATGGATCGTAGCTGGCTTTTACCCAAGTACCAAAAGTATTGTAATTATCGCTGTTTAGCTCCTCATCTCCTTTCGGCCAGAAACGTTCAACGACGGGCATAAATAGCGCGTATTCTTCAGCAGATCGTCGTTCTACCATGACTGATTTTGCGTGTTCGGGCAGTTGTTCCGTATCAGGATCGTTGGGTAAAAGTTCAATTCGACTTTCTGAACCGGAAAAGACCGAAGGTTTACCCCCCAAAAAGAGATTACCGCAACATTCACAATAGAGTAATTCGACACGTCGCGATTTTTTATCTTTGCCGTAACGTAAGCCGGACTCGACGGTAAGATCGCCAAAATATCTGTGATTAATTTCTTGCGCAGATGCAGCGCTAGGGACGGGCAATGGCGCGACATATAATCCCTCAAGAGCGCGCAAAAAAGCATGAGCGCGGAAACGTGGCGCACCGATATCATCAGGAAAGACATGTGAAAACCATTGCGGCCAGTCTCCCTCAGTCGAACGTAACCAGATTAATGCCTGGAGCGCTTTATCACTATGGGGTTGGGCGTTAAAAAGGCGTGAACTAAGCATTTTGATTGACGTAGCTCTCGGAGAATGATCATCCGTATAGCAGCCACTTTCAAGCAGGTTGCCCGCCTGTAAAACGATACGTTGTGCTAGTTGTTCTGTAGAGGCTTCACTAGCTGTCATTCCCATGCTGCGGGCGACATTCTGCCAGTGTTGTAATGAGGTAAATGGTGCTTGCTGTAATTGAAGTACTGCGTGATAAAACTCCTCCAGATCCCCCTGGAAAAGAGACATATTACCCAGGGGAAGGGTGTCACCTTTAATAATACATTTTCTCCAGTCGCTGGAAGAGGCACCTGCGGGTAATCCCCGCTGACCGAACATCCCCCATAAATATTCGACGCTTTGATCACCTTCAGACCCTTCAACGGGTAAAGAGGCGCTGGAGGCCAGAATACGCAATTTGTGTCGGTGTTTTTCCTGATCCAGTCCCAGCCGGTTGATCAAATATTTAAGCAAGTAGCTGACTTCAGTTCCAGCGGTTCCTCGCTGTAGATGAAGTTCGTCAAGAATAAGATAAAAGTAGGCATCAGGATCGCGCTCAATCCATTGACGGGTTTGCTCAAAAATAGGATCGTCCACCTCGCGAACCAGCATCGTTGAGAGCATGCTGGTGTTGGTGATCAGAATATCGGGCGGTGTCTCTTGCATTTCCCAGCGGCTGAGAACCTCTCCACCAGCGGTTCGGGGGAAATTAAACGATAATTCGTTATCCTTGTCCTGCTGCGCTTGTCGTACCGCCTCCTGATGGGTCTCTTCCGTTAATTGCATATACTCACGCAGCTCGGTGATTTTTTTAGCCACGCGCTTTTTCTCATTTTTTTCTTCACTGATTCGGGGATGTTTAAGCCAGCCAGTTACTTTAGTTGCGCTGGTATAACGGCCAAAGAAGATCCGGTTGCCGCCGAAATACGTATCCATGACATCATGAGCTTCGCTGGAATCCAGCGCCCGTCGCATACGTACCAGTTGATCTTCTACCAAGGCATTCATCGGGTAGAGGATCAGCGCGCGTACCGCTTTCGGACGTGCAGCGGCCTCATGCTCGCGCATGAAGCTGGGCTGTTTATCCGCTACCTTATGCCACCACGGTTGCCAACGCTTCAACGCCGGGCTTTGCGGCCAGCCGGTGGCTTCTTTTGCGATCTGTGCCAGAACCGGCAGTAAAAATGATTCGGTTTTACCGGAACCAGTCCCGGAGGTGACAATGCCCGGTTTCCCCGACTGTACCCCTCTTTTCAGCATATCCAGTTGATGGGTATAAAGATTAAAACGTCCCTTAGTTGAATCCGTTTTATTGCGGGGCAGAAGTCCACCTAAACAGAGGTCGATGAATGCTGCCCTTTGTTGCGCATTAAACCCTGGCAACCATGTCTGACCATGAGCATCATTTCGTAATTCGCTGATAGTTAAGCCATAGTGCTGATATCGGGGCATTGGTTCAAGAAATAGATCGGCACATAATGTCCCATGCTGTTCCAGTAACGCTCGCCGTTCAGACTGTATGTCTGATGAACCAATACGGAAGGCCGTTTCAAGGTACGAAATATAAAAATCTCTTATTGATTCAAATGTTTCCAGTGGGTTGTTCATTACTATTCCTTTGCTTATAACTGGAAAAGGTGCTCAAGTACGCTTGCAGATTCACCGGTAGTCATTTCCTGAACATATGGCCCTAACTCCGGGGCAAGAGCGTCAATCGTGGTCGCAATATCTTGTGCTGTATTACGGCCGAGACCGTAAGCCAGACGGGCAACGGCTTGCGCTTGTTCATTAGGGAGTAAAGAGAGTAGCGCTGCTTTTAGCGCTTCCCACGGCGCACAAGCCTGGTGCACCGGTTGGTGGTTGTCCACATAGATTGTCTGCCATAGTTCTGGGGTAATACGAGAAGGCGTGATGTCAGTATTTTCCTCAAATGGCCGTTCATCCGACCATATATTCTCTGCCAGAAATAGAGGTAATTGGTGAGCAAGAGGAGCCTGCAATGGAAACGTGCTTTTCCCGGTAGTGAATGTGAGTAAAAAAAGTATTGGGTGCCGGATGGATAAATGTCGTAGAGTCTGCCGCCGATCCACCCAACTACATGCGGCAGGATGGGGTGTTCTGAACAAACACTCGTGGAGTTCAGGGAGTAGAGTTTCTGGCGGAGTGCGGTTAAAACCACGCAATTGAACAATGCTAGCAAGCCCTGCCTCTTGTTGTTGAGTCAAAAAATCACCCAACGTCGAGGTATGAGTATCGCCAGATAAGCGGACCAGTGTGGGGGAGTTCATTAAATCACTGAAACTAAAATGATCACTATGTATCGACACTTCCCCCCAAACGTTACCAGCTAAAAGGTTCGCTAATGAGGCGATAGCCTGTTTTGTCTGTTTTCCCATCAATCCGACCGCAGGTGTAATACTCGCCGTGGCGATAAGGCTGGATAATAAAGATTCACTTAGTCCCGTCGCCAATGCTTGTTTTTCGATAGCCGCTGATAGTTGATGTTTACGAGTCAGGGCATTCGTCTCAGCTAATGGCAAATTAGAATTTGCTGATTCGGTTACAGATTCTGATGTTATTCGTTGTTGAGCAGGTTGTTCATGGGCTGTTTCATTTTTGATTATCGCCCGCAGTAACGCTGTCTGGGCCAGCGTTTCCACTCCCGCTTGAGATGCAGCCTCGAAGGTCTTTTTAATCCGTTGTTCCAGTTCATTTTCTTGCTGACTTAGCACTTTATTAATGCGGTCGGTTTCTTTTTTCAGTTTTTTCTTCTGATCGGCTATTTCATTTTCAAGCTGTATTTTTTTTTCAGATAATACCGTTATTGATTGTTTAATCTGATATTGTTCATCTTCGTAACGAGTCAGTATTTCCTGTTTCTCAATATTAATTTGCGCCTCAACATCAGGTAAACCTAGCAACTGTTGAGTCGTATCATTAAGAAAGGATCTTGTATCTGCTATCTGTTCCAGATGAGATATTGCACGAAGATAGGATGCCTCATTATCAGGCTCATGTTCAGCAATAAAATGGGTTAAGTTTTGTAGCTGCACTTTACTAAATTGAGGAAAATCTTTTGCTGAATAGGTTCGTTTAAGTAGGCGTTTGATCCACGTGCTAGCTTCAGCACAATCATATTTTTCATTCACCTGAGGGAGCTCAGTGATCACCGTGAGGGCATGAGAACCAAGTAGTGTTTGAGAGACCTGACGGTAACTTTCCAGCGGCATATCAAAGTTATATTTTTTAGGATCAGGCAAGTCCCCCGGCAACCTCAGGGAGATGTTGTCACTTAGCTGAAAAATTACCGGTGTATCATTTTGCGATTGGTATCTGGTAAGTAACCACTCTCTGACAGCATCAGGCTCATTGGAGGCATGAGGCAGCGAAACTACAGGATAAACGCGTGATAGGTAGTCAGTAATGACATATTGAGCAGATTTATCGGACAGCTGATATTGGGCTTTCCATATTGCTATTTCACCCTGAGTAAATTTTTTGCTGAAATGGTTCTCAAAACCAATAACTTCCCCATTATGGGGGTAAAAATCTTTTACCAGTACCTCAGGGAGATCTCGTGGGTTGCCATCAACTAACAGACCAATTGGCATAACAAAAAAAGCGCCAGACGCGGTTAGCGTTAACACTTTTCCAATGAACATAACTTCATCCATCATACCGTCGATTTCTTTGGAAACAACGGGAGGAGCCTGTATTATACAGGTACCATCCATCGCTTTAATGTCGTTATTGACCTCAAACTGATCAATAAGCTCACCCAATTTTCGTGCCAGTGGTAAAGAATGTTCTGATAGCTTTGTCCGCCATCGATTCTCAGCTGTATGTGATCCCTTGAGTACATCAACCAATCCCCTTACAAACAGTGGAATCGTACGCTCAGGTATAGGAATTTCTTTACCTTGGCTAATTAAAGCACATTGCTCAATGTCTTCATCAGTGACATTAATTGTCAGGGCGTCAGAAACACCATGTTGGGATAAATCAATTTGTTCACCGTTCAGGAATTTCATTATAATTTCAGGGCAGTCAGAAGAAATATAGAATCCAAGAACTGTGCGCCATAGCGGTTTAGATAGCTTAATATCTTCTGTGTTGCTTTCTACTTTTAACAGATCCCTAAGAACAGTTTGCGGATCATTTTTTTCAGAAAACGTCAAATTTTCACGAAACCAATCAGACACAACAGGTTTAGCCTTAGGTGGTAACGTACGGAGAAAATGTAATCTTTTCTCTGATCCTTTCGGTAAATTATCCGCTTTAGCGCCATTTATGGTGAGTTTTTGCTTGCACTCTTGCAAACATCTGATCAATTCATGAGGTTCTGTACCGAAGTTGTACATTTGGCTCAGCCGATCGCTGATGATACTTTTCTTTTTAGACATCTTAAGCGTTCTCCTTACCACCTGATTCTGTAATTTACTGTAAGGTTTTGTGCAGCTTGCGTTTTGTCAGCACTCTATTCCGTCGTGCCAATGCTCGTTGGCGGGAGGGGAAGTCTATTACATTGTCCCAGAGTGGAACTTTCCCCCCTACAAATAAGTAACCACCATTGTCTGTTATCGACAAGCATCCATGGGCAACATGGATCCACCACTGCAAAATGGAGGGCGGTAACGCAATGATTTTTGTTGACCAGCACCAGTCATTATCACCTTTTCGAACACCAACCGTTTCTCCTGAACATATCACCTGAGCCATTAATGCCCAGGAGAAGCTATCGGTTTGCCAGTATCCGGTATTCTGCCGAATAAAATAACGATAACGCTGTTTTTCCTGACACCGCATCAATAGATTATTAGCCGTTTGAGTAACCCGCTTTTCTTCCGACCATTGGTATTTTTCAGCTTGCCATAGCGACACATGGAGATCCGAGGGTAAAGCCGGGATAAACTGCATTTGAGACAATGGTAGCAATACTCCGCTCAAAGCATTTACCGGGAAATCGTCGTGATTAATCAAACGTAACCCAAACTGTTCAATGAAAGTATGGACACGCTCTCTGGCTGATAGATGTAATTCAATACAACCCATTGAACCGCTGTTATCCTCAACTAACCGACGCCCTATTCGCTCACTGTTATTAAGTGCTTCTTGTAGAAGATTACGTTCGCTTCTTGTAAACATCCCCATAATTCGGGCAATAATTCCCTGTTCTGTGATATCAACGGAAATGGTTCTTTCAGCCAATGAGACTAACGAATATGGCGCATGGCGTTGTTGTACTACACAAAGCCAGCCAGCGGCAAAGAGCATGCGACGCAATTGCCATTCGGGTATCCTCGTTACCTGTGATACTGATTTAATATGTTTTTTTAATTCACCAAAAGGCAATGTGCTACGGTGTTGAAAACGCAAGGCCAGCGCTTCAGCGATCCAGTCAAATGCTGCGGGTATATTATGTAATTCAGTGTATTGACATGTAACAGGAGAGCCATTTTCATACTGCCATAACATCTGAGCACCACTCAATGGCATTAATTCTTCGCGTTTCAGTGAGGGGAACACTGCCGTATCCCCTAACATCATTAATATTCCTGATGGTCCATCAGTCATCCAATCATGCGGCTCTGGAATTTTACAATAAGTGGCGTAAGGCGCATGATCTAACACGTGTACATCAAAATTTACTGGGATATCCGAATACGCCAACGTAAGTTCATAGCGACAAAATGCCTGGCCAGATATTTCCATCAGCTCCTTTGGTGGAATGAATAATCCTTCAGCCCCCTGAAATAGTGAGCCATGCATTAATTCTTCTCCGTCTTTATTGCTAATTACATAGCATCCTCTTAGTACTTCAGGCATATAAATTACGGGGGTGCTGGCAGGGTTAAGCAGTATAGCCTGTCCAAACCGTGCTGCGCCTGATATACGAGGTCGGGCAGGCCGCCATCCCTGTATTAGAAAACGACGGGCTTCTTCTGGTAACAATTGGGCTATCTTATTCAGTGTTTGCCTGCCAACTTTATCGGAAAAAACTATCGACCATTTGGCAGATTTAATATCCCGACGTTGTGCTCTTTCGCCAGACTTTTTCAGAGCTGTAAAAATACTGTCTGCATATTTATGGTGAAGTATTAAATAGAGTGGAGAATTATCATAATATTCTCCTTCTGAGCTAATATAACAAAACTCATCACGAAAAAGCGGTAAACATCCAGACCGCAGTGCAGCCCCCACTCGTGATTTATAGAGATAACCTTTCCGTTGTTTTAATAATAAATCTAGAGAGTCTAATGTGGAACTCATATCTCGTTCATAATATATATTATTATAGTTTTCTATTTCTTTGGGCAACGAGTAATAACGCTGAATTTCTGAGGCTGCGGCAGCAGCGTCATCCATAAGAAGATAAATCTCTGGATTACCTGAGTCGTTAGACTCAAGGCGAATACAATACTTACCATTTTCTTTGAGCTGTTCTTTCTCTGTACGTACAGTGATATCACGAATGGCTCCCCAAAAAGGAGAGTCATAAGCCTGCTGCATGACAGCCTTTGAAAGTAATGTTCTGAACTCAATAAACTCCTGGTTAAAAACTTCGCCAAAACAAGATATATATTGATGTACTAACTTATTAACTGACTCAAAGGTTGAATGGCTATCTAATTCATTATTGGCGAGTAGATCCCGTAAAAAAACCTCATCCTTATAGCAGGGGAAAGCAATTCTCTTGGAATATCCAATTAACCTTTCACGTTTTAATGGTTCTGGAAGGACTAAACGGGTACAGTTTTGTTTTCTACTGCTCCATCTTTCTAATCTTTTCCATAAATTGGGTAATTCAGTAAAAATAAATTCTTTCTTTTTATCAAACCCGAGCAGTACAGAAAATCGAACCCGAAAATTTCCTTCGTCATGCGTCTCATCATCAGCACTAGCAGCAAGTAATGTTAAATATAAAATGGCAAAATAAGTAGGATATCCTTTTAGTTGCGCTAAAATATCTAACCGCGACTCATCCCTAAGAGCAGCCTGAATTTTAGACGCCTCTTTTCCAAACGAAGCCAGAAAACTTCGTTTAGCATCCTCTTTGCTACGTGGACCTGCAAGTTGCTCAAAAATACGTCCCGTAGTATCAATTCGACTTAAGGTCGAACCCGTATGCGAAGGCTCAAGAAAGACGATCTTTACTAGTTCAGCATTCCATTGTTCTAAAGTAACCGGGAAAGAACCATTCATACTCACCGCCTAATTACCGTTCTCTGTCATCTTTTTCAAACCGGTGCCAGAAAACAAATGCCGAAAAAGTACCTCAGCCAGTAGTGGAGGAACAGCATTACCAATTTGGGTAAATTTTGACTCGACATCTCCTACAGGCTCAAAACCTTGTGGAAAAGTTTGTATTCGTGCACATTCCCGCCATGATAACCGTCTTACCCGTTCCAGCTTGGGGCGAGAAATATCCGCAGTTAGATGCTCATATTCATCAGAAAAATCCCAGCGCTGCTTCCAGCCATCCTTCAGGTTTGACCATGTTAACTTCATCACTGGGCTGGCAGGATGTAATGTCACATGACGCCAGTTAGCGACAATGGTGTAAGCAGGGCTATCCCATTGAGCTTTATGGTTTCGGGACATGAAATACCATGAAAAATGCTCTTCAGGATAGTGTGGTCGCTCATAAAACACACCTTTAGGCCATAGAGGTAAATCCCTTATAGCCTCACCATGTGAAGCATAGGGTTTTAAATGGGGATTCTTTTTTGTCACTTTGCCATGTGTTTCAGCAGGAAATTCAAAGTATTGCCCTAGATCGTTCCTGACACCAATGATAAACAAACGCTTGCGTGGCTGAGGCACGCCGTAAGCCCTTGCATTTACCATATGATAATTGATCTGGTATCCAGCAGCTTTGTATGCCGTGAGCTGTTGTTCCAGAAAACTACCTGCCCCCAAATGTTTCAAGCCAGAAACATTTTCAGCAACAAAATATTTAGGCTGAATAATCTCTAATACCCGAAGAAAGTGCTTATAAAGGTTTGTTCTGTCGTCATTGTTTGTTTTTCTATTACCTGCTATTGAAAATGACTGGCAGGGATAGCCACCAACAACAATAT comes from the Proteus appendicitidis genome and includes:
- a CDS encoding DEAD/DEAH box helicase, whose product is MNNPLETFESIRDFYISYLETAFRIGSSDIQSERRALLEQHGTLCADLFLEPMPRYQHYGLTISELRNDAHGQTWLPGFNAQQRAAFIDLCLGGLLPRNKTDSTKGRFNLYTHQLDMLKRGVQSGKPGIVTSGTGSGKTESFLLPVLAQIAKEATGWPQSPALKRWQPWWHKVADKQPSFMREHEAAARPKAVRALILYPMNALVEDQLVRMRRALDSSEAHDVMDTYFGGNRIFFGRYTSATKVTGWLKHPRISEEKNEKKRVAKKITELREYMQLTEETHQEAVRQAQQDKDNELSFNFPRTAGGEVLSRWEMQETPPDILITNTSMLSTMLVREVDDPIFEQTRQWIERDPDAYFYLILDELHLQRGTAGTEVSYLLKYLINRLGLDQEKHRHKLRILASSASLPVEGSEGDQSVEYLWGMFGQRGLPAGASSSDWRKCIIKGDTLPLGNMSLFQGDLEEFYHAVLQLQQAPFTSLQHWQNVARSMGMTASEASTEQLAQRIVLQAGNLLESGCYTDDHSPRATSIKMLSSRLFNAQPHSDKALQALIWLRSTEGDWPQWFSHVFPDDIGAPRFRAHAFLRALEGLYVAPLPVPSAASAQEINHRYFGDLTVESGLRYGKDKKSRRVELLYCECCGNLFLGGKPSVFSGSESRIELLPNDPDTEQLPEHAKSVMVERRSAEEYALFMPVVERFWPKGDEELNSDNYNTFGTWVKASYDPFTATIQHPVSLLKPLPENHIAGWFYYVKPGEFASSERDQSSSQSPGTALPFQCPACGTSYKYGKGKLSPIRSFRVGFSKTTQLLASSLMAELQRSGNREQLVTFSDSRQDAARAALDLESGHHDDVRREIVVHSLQTIAADKPSHNQLKIRQAEIENRNKTLVNLSVRSDEEEDELDQLADERKKIRRLLSKPEADSIPLREILEPESPDAGQPLGPLLRAQVDAGIHPSDRTGIAPVPDPEKHEEGTLTFAWQQLFEKNAQGEWCWKALPSYEDNLLVARQEISRDLKRLVGESVFSKTYFALEESGWGYPCLPITGNDSREHLTIYNAMFRVLADAYRVTPSQYTKPETPWRSARDVNHRNRLYRFTQEICQCSGGDPLSLIDSFLRQLELTGHQGGIIDIGKMHFRLAKPTDRVWRCSRCGRIHMHTGAGICTRCYSPLPETPCSEAKTLQMQHYLGKRLSHSSGIHRMRSEELTGMTENPAARLRRFKGILIADDDDILPEGMKNFEPDRDLDRAARVVDVLSVTTTMEVGVDIGDLRAVFQANMPPQRFNYQQRVGRAGRRGQAFSFVLTTCRSKSHDLFYFRYPEKITGDLPPPPFLTTKLEMICQRLVRKIWLVSAFKWLRQQTEKADHPWPVDDYAHIPDNHGEFFPVHWLKENQTDWLPKIRQAIEATILARDEFTQTSTQQNPHLFQKIIQPLTPEQLIQDINAVLNDSAMEAKGLAEALAEHGKFPMYGMPTRSRLLLTRPVSTGEKEIEFASMDRDLDIAIQEFAPGKILVQDKRRYFTAGYSGLLKQSRKNPRSFYSNACEPGELRTMTACPECNIWAPANSLATKCTICGAVMDKAERYQCYVPYGFITTLEPKSAKEDFDQILTTASRVSIAEAYAFSATPEPDVNVAIQLQPQTCLHRLNRGIYANKTWRGFSATQGDLSVPFRKQGTYQPLSANRVWMDSQIIETNLSVKNHFTERGETRNTFYLAAPKVTDLLALMVAQTPPGLRLQYSTLTPAFRAAALSASFIIVNYASKELLDIDPEEIEILEPRVQILKNGKSVPVLQMADRLVNGSGLCERLQQKDASGSLIILEVMKNILNNKTAYPLAEFLQSDHRERCFQGCYHCLHRYGNQPYHGLLDWRLGLDVIQLLLDQTYNAGLNGDFTSPGVSDWPENALRLAKEAASLYSDSDVKVMGNIPVIRTGDGRWAAVLHPFWDPDAAFAATPELEVFSYEVDVDATNTFALSRRMGTEMAKLRTQA
- a CDS encoding PspA/IM30 family protein encodes the protein MSKKKSIISDRLSQMYNFGTEPHELIRCLQECKQKLTINGAKADNLPKGSEKRLHFLRTLPPKAKPVVSDWFRENLTFSEKNDPQTVLRDLLKVESNTEDIKLSKPLWRTVLGFYISSDCPEIIMKFLNGEQIDLSQHGVSDALTINVTDEDIEQCALISQGKEIPIPERTIPLFVRGLVDVLKGSHTAENRWRTKLSEHSLPLARKLGELIDQFEVNNDIKAMDGTCIIQAPPVVSKEIDGMMDEVMFIGKVLTLTASGAFFVMPIGLLVDGNPRDLPEVLVKDFYPHNGEVIGFENHFSKKFTQGEIAIWKAQYQLSDKSAQYVITDYLSRVYPVVSLPHASNEPDAVREWLLTRYQSQNDTPVIFQLSDNISLRLPGDLPDPKKYNFDMPLESYRQVSQTLLGSHALTVITELPQVNEKYDCAEASTWIKRLLKRTYSAKDFPQFSKVQLQNLTHFIAEHEPDNEASYLRAISHLEQIADTRSFLNDTTQQLLGLPDVEAQINIEKQEILTRYEDEQYQIKQSITVLSEKKIQLENEIADQKKKLKKETDRINKVLSQQENELEQRIKKTFEAASQAGVETLAQTALLRAIIKNETAHEQPAQQRITSESVTESANSNLPLAETNALTRKHQLSAAIEKQALATGLSESLLSSLIATASITPAVGLMGKQTKQAIASLANLLAGNVWGEVSIHSDHFSFSDLMNSPTLVRLSGDTHTSTLGDFLTQQQEAGLASIVQLRGFNRTPPETLLPELHECLFRTPHPAACSWVDRRQTLRHLSIRHPILFLLTFTTGKSTFPLQAPLAHQLPLFLAENIWSDERPFEENTDITPSRITPELWQTIYVDNHQPVHQACAPWEALKAALLSLLPNEQAQAVARLAYGLGRNTAQDIATTIDALAPELGPYVQEMTTGESASVLEHLFQL
- a CDS encoding DNA cytosine methyltransferase; translated protein: MDFGITSAGEDIVFASDVVDNACKTLENYFPDTDIRHSDISQIKSFPDVDIVVGGYPCQSFSIAGNRKTNNDDRTNLYKHFLRVLEIIQPKYFVAENVSGLKHLGAGSFLEQQLTAYKAAGYQINYHMVNARAYGVPQPRKRLFIIGVRNDLGQYFEFPAETHGKVTKKNPHLKPYASHGEAIRDLPLWPKGVFYERPHYPEEHFSWYFMSRNHKAQWDSPAYTIVANWRHVTLHPASPVMKLTWSNLKDGWKQRWDFSDEYEHLTADISRPKLERVRRLSWRECARIQTFPQGFEPVGDVESKFTQIGNAVPPLLAEVLFRHLFSGTGLKKMTENGN